A portion of the Macaca thibetana thibetana isolate TM-01 chromosome 9, ASM2454274v1, whole genome shotgun sequence genome contains these proteins:
- the PCBD1 gene encoding pterin-4-alpha-carbinolamine dehydratase isoform X2, which yields MTRVALQAEKLDHHPEWFNVYNKVHITLSTHECAGLSERDINLASFIEQVAVSMT from the exons ATGACAAGAGTGGCCCTGCAGGCTGAGAAACTGGACCACCATCCTGAATGGTTTAACGTGTACAATAAG GTTCACATCACGCTGAGCACCCATGAGTGTGCTGGCCTTTCAGAACGGGACATAAACCTGGCTAGCTTCATCGAACAAGTAGCAGTGTCCATGACGTAG
- the PCBD1 gene encoding pterin-4-alpha-carbinolamine dehydratase isoform X1 — MAGKAHRLSAEERDQLLPNLRAVGWNELEGRDAIFKQFHFKDFNRAFGFMTRVALQAEKLDHHPEWFNVYNKVHITLSTHECAGLSERDINLASFIEQVAVSMT, encoded by the exons GCTGGCAAAGCACACAGGCTGAGTGCTGAGGAGAGGGACCAGCTGCTGCCAAACCTGAGGGCCGTGGGGTGGAATGAGCTGGAAGGCCGCGATGCCATCTTCAAGCAGTTTCATTTCAAAGACTTCAACAGG GCCTTTGGGTTCATGACAAGAGTGGCCCTGCAGGCTGAGAAACTGGACCACCATCCTGAATGGTTTAACGTGTACAATAAG GTTCACATCACGCTGAGCACCCATGAGTGTGCTGGCCTTTCAGAACGGGACATAAACCTGGCTAGCTTCATCGAACAAGTAGCAGTGTCCATGACGTAG